GTCGGCGCCCGCGCCATGGGTGAGCGCGATGCCCGGACGGTCCGGCGCGCCGGCCGTCCAGTAGTGCAGCCGGGCGCCGGAGACCTCGGTGCTGTGCGCCGTCTCCACCACCCGGGACCCGGCGACGGTACGGCTGCGGGGGCCGGTCATCCTACGGGCTCCTCGTCGCGGCCGGTGGCGTACGGGGAGGGGGACGGCGAGGCGTACGAGGATGAGGGCAGAGGCGGGGGAGGGGGCGGCGAGGCCGCCGGGCGGGGGTGCGGCAGTGCTGCGTTCATCAGAATCAGAATACTCTCTCCGTCGCGGCCGCAAAGGCGGACGGCTCCGCCGGGTCGGCCGACGGCCGGGCGGAGCCGTCCGCCGTCCCTCAGTCGCCGGTGAAACGCGGCGGGCGCTTTCCCGCGAACGCGGCCATTCCCTCACGGGCGTCGGCCACCGTGGCGTGCGTCTTCAGGTGGTACGCGTCCTGGAGCCGTAGCCCGTACTCGGCCGGCTGCCCCCAGCTCCGCTCCCGCAGCTCCTTGAACAGGCCCACCGAGGCGGTCGGCAGCGCGGCGAACCGACTTGCCAGCTCCGCCAGTTCGCGGTCGAAATCCTCCGGTGCGCAGAGCCGGTCGAACAGGCCCAGCCGCACCGCCTCGTCCCCCGACACCATCCGCCCGGTGAGATAGATCTCCGTCGCCCGCGCCGGACCGGTCAGCCGGGACATCAGCACCACGTTCCCCACGTGGCCGACCCCCGCCAGGCAACTGCCGATCGAGGCACGGGTGTCCGCCAGCCGGAAGTCGGCGGCGCACGCGATCTCCGCCCCGGCGCCCGCCGCCGCTCCGGTCAGCCCCGCGATCACCGGCTTCGGCAGGTGCAGGATCGCCTCGCAGACCCGGAGGTAGTGCGCGTCCGACGTGATCGGGTCGAAGGGGGTGTCCACCCGGTCGCCCAGCCGCCACCGCCGTACGCTCTCGACATCGTCGCCCGCGCAGAACGCCCCGCCGCTCCCGGTGATCACGACCGTACGCACGCGGCGGTCCTCGCCCGCGCACATCAGGCCGAGCAGCAGATGGCGGGAGAGGGCCAGATCGAGGCTGTTGCGGCGGCGCGGCCGGTCCAGCGTCAGCGTGGCGACCCCGGCCTCCAGGGAGGCCCGCAGCGGTACGTCCTCCTTGCTGTCCACGCGGTCCGCGAAGTCCGTGAACGACTCGGTCGCCGCCCCCGTCCACTCGCCCGCGAACTCCTGGTCCGCTTCCTGGCTCATACGATCCTCTCCCTGCGTACGCGGATGCCCGCCGCCTCGCGGTCCCAGGTCCCCGCCGCCACACCATCGGCGCGCAGCGTGTGCTTGGTCGGCTTGCCGGTCGGGGTCTTGGGCAGTTCGGGCAGCACCCGGATGTACCGCGGCAGCATGAAGTGGGCCAGCCGCTCCCGGAGGAACTCCAGCAGCGCCGCCGGGTCGACCGGGTCGGCCGGGTCGCGGCCCGCCACCACCAGCAGCACCTCGTCCTCGCCCTCGTCGCCGGGGACCGCGACCGCCGCCGCCTCCAGTACGCCCGGGTGGGCCACGGCCTGGGCCTCCACCTCGAAGGACGAGATGTTCTCGCCGCGCCGGCGGATGGCGTCCTTCTTGCGGTCGACGAAGACCAGCCCGCCGTCCGGAGCGCGCCGGAACGCGTCCCCGGTGTGGAACCAGCCGTTGCGCCAGGCGGCGGCCGTCTCGGCGGGACGGCCGAGATAGCCGGTGAGGAAGGACCACGGCCGGTCGGCCCGCAGCACCAGTTCGCCCGCCTCGCCCACCGGAACCTCCCGGTCGTGGTCGTCGACGACGCGGGCCGTGATGCCGGGCCGGGGCTGCCCGCAGTGCATCGCAACGCCCGGATGGTGGTCCGGTGCGGAGAGCACCGGGCACGCGACCTCGGTCATGTTGAACAGCGCGCGGACCTGGACGCCGAACCGCTTGGAGAACTCCGTCGCCCCTTCGGTGAACGGGATGACGTAGGCCGCGCGCAACGGATGCCCGGTGTCCTGCGGGAGCGGTGGCTGCTTGAGGAGATAGGTCGCCATCACACCGAGCAGCGTGCACAGCGTCGTCCCCGTACGGCGGATCAGCGGCCAGAACTCGCTGGTGGTGAAGGCGGGGACGACCGTCACCGATCCGCCGTGCACCAGCATTCCGTACGCGCCGATCGTGCCGCCCGCGTGGAACAAGGGCAGTTGGAGCAGATACCGGTCGTCCGGACCGGCCATGCCGTGGAAGGCGGCGGTGCAACTGGAGTACAGGTGCGCGTAGGAGGAGACCACCCCCTTCGACGGGCCGGTCGTGCCAGAGGTGTAGATCACCGTCTGCGGGTCCCACGGTTGCGGTGCGGGCACCGGCTCGGCGAACTCCGCCCGGTCCGAACGCAGTCCGGTCTCCACCCGGTAGCGTCCGGCGAGCCGGCCGGCGAGGGCCGCCACCTCCTCCGGCGCGTCCTCGGGACCCGGCAGCAGCACCACCGTGCGCACCGCCCCGACCCGCTCGCCCCCCTCCTCCAGCCGGACCGCCAGCGACGGCCGGCAGACCAGCACCTCGGCCCCGCTGTCGGCGATCACCTGGCGCAGGATCGCGCCCCGGTAGGCGATGTTCAGCGGTACCAGCACCGCGCCCGCCAGGTTGACCCCGTACCAGACGCGCAGCGCGTCCGGTCCGTTGGGCAGCCAGCTCAGCACCAGCTCGCCAGGGGTGACGCCCAGCGCCTGGAGGGCGGCGGCCGACTCCTCGGTCTCCCGGAGCATCCGGGCGTAACTCCAGGTGTCGCCGTCCGGCATCAGCGCGTACGGAGCGGACGGCGTGGCACCGGCACGGCGGCGCAGCAGCGGACCCAGGACGCACTGCTCGGCGGTGGGCACGGCGGCGGAGGCCGGGTGGAGTATGTCCTCGCTCACGCGGTCCCCCCGGCCCTCGGCGCGGGCAGTACGCACAGCCGCAGCACGCTCTGGTACGGGCCGCCGTACCAGACGGTCTGCCGCGCGGGCCGGCAGTGCTCCGCCTCGCCCACCGGGCCCGGGACGTTCGGATGCCGGTCCAGGTGGGGGAAGTTGCTGCTGGTCACGTGGACGCGCAGCCGGTGTCCGGGGGCGAAGCGCCACGCGGTGTCCCCGAGCAGCAGATCTGCGTCGTACGGCTCGTCCGGCGGTACGCC
This sequence is a window from Streptomyces parvus. Protein-coding genes within it:
- a CDS encoding ATP-dependent acyl-CoA ligase produces the protein MSEDILHPASAAVPTAEQCVLGPLLRRRAGATPSAPYALMPDGDTWSYARMLRETEESAAALQALGVTPGELVLSWLPNGPDALRVWYGVNLAGAVLVPLNIAYRGAILRQVIADSGAEVLVCRPSLAVRLEEGGERVGAVRTVVLLPGPEDAPEEVAALAGRLAGRYRVETGLRSDRAEFAEPVPAPQPWDPQTVIYTSGTTGPSKGVVSSYAHLYSSCTAAFHGMAGPDDRYLLQLPLFHAGGTIGAYGMLVHGGSVTVVPAFTTSEFWPLIRRTGTTLCTLLGVMATYLLKQPPLPQDTGHPLRAAYVIPFTEGATEFSKRFGVQVRALFNMTEVACPVLSAPDHHPGVAMHCGQPRPGITARVVDDHDREVPVGEAGELVLRADRPWSFLTGYLGRPAETAAAWRNGWFHTGDAFRRAPDGGLVFVDRKKDAIRRRGENISSFEVEAQAVAHPGVLEAAAVAVPGDEGEDEVLLVVAGRDPADPVDPAALLEFLRERLAHFMLPRYIRVLPELPKTPTGKPTKHTLRADGVAAGTWDREAAGIRVRRERIV
- a CDS encoding enoyl-CoA hydratase/isomerase family protein, producing the protein MSQEADQEFAGEWTGAATESFTDFADRVDSKEDVPLRASLEAGVATLTLDRPRRRNSLDLALSRHLLLGLMCAGEDRRVRTVVITGSGGAFCAGDDVESVRRWRLGDRVDTPFDPITSDAHYLRVCEAILHLPKPVIAGLTGAAAGAGAEIACAADFRLADTRASIGSCLAGVGHVGNVVLMSRLTGPARATEIYLTGRMVSGDEAVRLGLFDRLCAPEDFDRELAELASRFAALPTASVGLFKELRERSWGQPAEYGLRLQDAYHLKTHATVADAREGMAAFAGKRPPRFTGD